From a region of the Oncorhynchus mykiss isolate Arlee chromosome 32, USDA_OmykA_1.1, whole genome shotgun sequence genome:
- the LOC110488018 gene encoding N-acetylneuraminate 9-O-acetyltransferase isoform X2 produces MRCGDTCEWLLSSGRFLGENVWQPYGCMMHKYKSIEAKTCLAEKRVAFIGDSRIRQLFYSYIQIIDPTQKENGRKHENIPFEDRSSSVNVDFLWYAEVNNSLKERLMSWTEDPSVKPDVVIIGAATWSIKLRSGSSEALQQYRANLTAISLPLEQLAEDGEVYWVLQDPVHEEVLSGNRKMITNEQLDLYNEAALGTLNSNKKNAKARVRFLGASRQAAMETIAQSADGLHLPENTRNVGAMILMNAVCNKVLRPIHGSCCQALPAPSLLQKLTACVFLGSTLVFLVLHALGHNRHWKSRPTPPDVESGEEKPATAASPLSHKAPFQAMCKMGLIMAYFYLCDRADVFMKEQKFYTHSTFFIPLVYMFVLGIFYSENSKETKLLNREQTDEWKGWMQLVILIYHISGASAFIPVYMHVRVLVAAYLFQTGYGHFSFFWLKGDFGLYRVCQVLFRLNFLVIVLCLVMDRPYQFYYFVPLVTFWFVIIYATMAMWPQILQKKANGSGMWHIGILVKLLGLLLFICFFAYSQGLFENIFSVWPVSKLFELNGSIHEWWFRWKLDRFAIIHGMLFAFVYLLLQKYQVLSEGKGESLFSTRISNILLLISVVSFMTYSIWASSCKNKTECNEMHPYISGLQILAFILIRNIPGYARSLYSSFFAWFGKISLELFICQYHIWLAADTKGILVLIPGNPSLNIIISTFIFVCVAHEISLITNDLAQVAIPKDGAALLKRLLAAGVFTLGLLLMSKSAEGNQGEGH; encoded by the exons ATGAGAT GCGGAGACACATGTGAGTGGTTGCTGTCCAGTGGTCGGTTCTTAGGAGAAAACGTATGGCAGCCCTATGGCTGTATGATGCACAAATATAAAAGCAT tgaagcaaaGACTTGCCTTGCTGAGAAAAGGGTGGCCTTCATTGGCGATTCCAGAATACGGCAGCTATTTTATTCATACATACAAATAATCGATCCTACACAAAAAGAGAATGGAAGAAAG CACGAGAACATTCCCTTTGAAGATAGGAGCTCTTCAGTCAATGTG gaCTTCCTGTGGTATGCAGAGGTGAATAACTCTCTGAAGGAGCGCTTGATGTCATGGACAGAG GATCCTTCTGTAAAACCAGATGTCGTCATCATCGGAGCTGCCACT TGGTCCATCAAGTTGCGTAGTGGCAGCAGCGAGGCGCTGCAGCAGTACAGGGCCAACCTCACAGCCATCTCCTTGCCTCTGGAACAACTGGCTGAGGATGGGGAGGTCTACTGGGTTTTACAGG acCCTGTCCATGAGGAAGTTCTGAGTGGTAACAGGAAGATGATTACTAACGAGCAGTTGGATCTGTACAACGAGGCGGCGCTCGGCACTCTGAACAGCAACAAGAAGAACGCCAAGGCCAGAGTCAGGTTCTTGGGCGCCTCGCGCCAGGCTGCCATGGAAACCATTGCCCAATCAGCTGATGGCCTGCACCTGCCCGAGAACACCCGGAACGTG GGTGCCATGATCCTGATGAACGCTGTGTGCAACAAGGTCCTGCGGCCCATCCACGGCTCCTGCTGCCAGGCCCTGCCGGCCCCCAGCCTCCTCCAGAAACTGACAGCCTGTGTCTTCCTGGGCTCAACACTGGTATTCCTGGTGCTTCATGCTCTGGGCCACAACAG GCACTGGAAGTCCCGGCCCACTCCCCCCGACGTGGAGAGTGGCGAGGAGAAGCCGGCCACGGCGGCGTCGCCTCTCAGCCACAAGGCTCCGTTCCAGGCCATGTGTAAGATGGGCCTCATCATGGCTTACTTCTACCTGTGTGACCGGGCCGACGTCTTCATGAAGGAGCAGAAGTTCTACACCCACTCCACCTTCTTCATCCCCCTCGTCTATATGTTTGTCCTGGGAATCTTCTACAGCGAGAACAGCAAGGAG ACTAAGCTGCTGAACAGAGAGCAGACCGACGAGTGGAAGGGCTGGATGCAGCTGGTCATCCTCATCTACCACATATCTGGAGCCAGCGCC TTCATCCCGGTGTACATGCATGTTCGGGTCCTGGTGGCAGCATACCTCTTCCAGACAGGATATGGACACTTCTCCTTCTTCTGGCTCAAAGGGGACTTTGGACTCTACAGAGTGTGCCAG GTCCTATTCCGTCTCAACTTCCTGGTCATAGTTTTGTGTCTGGTGATGGATCGGCCGTACCAGTTCTACTACTTTGTGCCTCTGGTCACTTTCTGGTTCGTCATAATCTACGCCACCATGGCCATGTGGCCCCAGATACTGCAGAAGAAAGCCAATG GTAGTGGGATGTGGCACATTGGAATTCTAGTGAAGCTGCTTGGGCTACTCCTGTTCATCTGCTTCTTTGCGTATTCACAG GGGTTGTTTGAGAACATTTTCTCAGTCTGGCCCGTCTCCAAGCTCTTTGAGCTGAACGGAAGCATTCACGAGTGGTGGTTTAGGTGGAAGCTGGATCGATTT GCCATTATCCACGGGATGCTGTTTGCCTTTGTCTACCTGTTGCTGCAGAAGTACCAGGTCCTCTCTGAGGGGAAAGGAGAGTCTCTCTTCTCCACAAGAATCTCCAACATCCTACTCCTCATCTCTGTGGTCTCATTCATG ACCTACTCCATATGGGCCAGCAGCTGTAAAAACAAGACCGAGTGCAACGAGATGCATCCCTACATCTCAGGGCTCCAG atCCTAGCCTTCATCCTAATCAGAAACATTCCCGGATACGCCCGCTCTCTATACAGCTCATTCTTCGCATGGTTCGGGAAGATCTCCCTAGAG CTGTTCATCTGCCAGTACCACATCTGGCTGGCGGCGGACACCAAGGGCATCCTGGTGCTGATCCCAGGCAACCCCTCGCTCAACATCATCATCAGCACCttcatctttgtgtgtgtggccCATGAGATCTCCCTGATCACCAACGACCTGGCCCAGGTGGCCATCCCCAAGGACGGGGCCGCCCTGCTCAAGAGGCTGCTGGCTGCCGGGGTTTTCACCCTGGGTCTACTTCTGATGTCCAAGAGCGCTGAAGGGAACCAGGGAGAAGGCCactga
- the LOC110488018 gene encoding N-acetylneuraminate 9-O-acetyltransferase isoform X1 — protein sequence MLHTTVPDSGCVDARVYSAPDHPAVSYLSTCCHGGAKMAVLAYSLGKREINQYFCIKNAKLLSLVAVILLTVFHTVSRYYGGGDTCEWLLSSGRFLGENVWQPYGCMMHKYKSIEAKTCLAEKRVAFIGDSRIRQLFYSYIQIIDPTQKENGRKHENIPFEDRSSSVNVDFLWYAEVNNSLKERLMSWTEDPSVKPDVVIIGAATWSIKLRSGSSEALQQYRANLTAISLPLEQLAEDGEVYWVLQDPVHEEVLSGNRKMITNEQLDLYNEAALGTLNSNKKNAKARVRFLGASRQAAMETIAQSADGLHLPENTRNVGAMILMNAVCNKVLRPIHGSCCQALPAPSLLQKLTACVFLGSTLVFLVLHALGHNRHWKSRPTPPDVESGEEKPATAASPLSHKAPFQAMCKMGLIMAYFYLCDRADVFMKEQKFYTHSTFFIPLVYMFVLGIFYSENSKETKLLNREQTDEWKGWMQLVILIYHISGASAFIPVYMHVRVLVAAYLFQTGYGHFSFFWLKGDFGLYRVCQVLFRLNFLVIVLCLVMDRPYQFYYFVPLVTFWFVIIYATMAMWPQILQKKANGSGMWHIGILVKLLGLLLFICFFAYSQGLFENIFSVWPVSKLFELNGSIHEWWFRWKLDRFAIIHGMLFAFVYLLLQKYQVLSEGKGESLFSTRISNILLLISVVSFMTYSIWASSCKNKTECNEMHPYISGLQILAFILIRNIPGYARSLYSSFFAWFGKISLELFICQYHIWLAADTKGILVLIPGNPSLNIIISTFIFVCVAHEISLITNDLAQVAIPKDGAALLKRLLAAGVFTLGLLLMSKSAEGNQGEGH from the exons ATGCTCCACACAACAGTGCCAGACAGCGGATGCGTGGACGCGCGGGTGTACTCAGCCCCCGACCACCCCGCTGTATCCTATTTGTCTacttgttgtcatggaggagccAAGATGGCGGTCCTGGCCTATAGCCTAGGCAAACGGGAAATAAATCAGTATTTTTGCATTAAAAATGCTAAATTATTATCTCTCGTTGCCGTCATCCTACTCACCGTGTTTCACACCGTTTCTCGGTATTATGGAG GCGGAGACACATGTGAGTGGTTGCTGTCCAGTGGTCGGTTCTTAGGAGAAAACGTATGGCAGCCCTATGGCTGTATGATGCACAAATATAAAAGCAT tgaagcaaaGACTTGCCTTGCTGAGAAAAGGGTGGCCTTCATTGGCGATTCCAGAATACGGCAGCTATTTTATTCATACATACAAATAATCGATCCTACACAAAAAGAGAATGGAAGAAAG CACGAGAACATTCCCTTTGAAGATAGGAGCTCTTCAGTCAATGTG gaCTTCCTGTGGTATGCAGAGGTGAATAACTCTCTGAAGGAGCGCTTGATGTCATGGACAGAG GATCCTTCTGTAAAACCAGATGTCGTCATCATCGGAGCTGCCACT TGGTCCATCAAGTTGCGTAGTGGCAGCAGCGAGGCGCTGCAGCAGTACAGGGCCAACCTCACAGCCATCTCCTTGCCTCTGGAACAACTGGCTGAGGATGGGGAGGTCTACTGGGTTTTACAGG acCCTGTCCATGAGGAAGTTCTGAGTGGTAACAGGAAGATGATTACTAACGAGCAGTTGGATCTGTACAACGAGGCGGCGCTCGGCACTCTGAACAGCAACAAGAAGAACGCCAAGGCCAGAGTCAGGTTCTTGGGCGCCTCGCGCCAGGCTGCCATGGAAACCATTGCCCAATCAGCTGATGGCCTGCACCTGCCCGAGAACACCCGGAACGTG GGTGCCATGATCCTGATGAACGCTGTGTGCAACAAGGTCCTGCGGCCCATCCACGGCTCCTGCTGCCAGGCCCTGCCGGCCCCCAGCCTCCTCCAGAAACTGACAGCCTGTGTCTTCCTGGGCTCAACACTGGTATTCCTGGTGCTTCATGCTCTGGGCCACAACAG GCACTGGAAGTCCCGGCCCACTCCCCCCGACGTGGAGAGTGGCGAGGAGAAGCCGGCCACGGCGGCGTCGCCTCTCAGCCACAAGGCTCCGTTCCAGGCCATGTGTAAGATGGGCCTCATCATGGCTTACTTCTACCTGTGTGACCGGGCCGACGTCTTCATGAAGGAGCAGAAGTTCTACACCCACTCCACCTTCTTCATCCCCCTCGTCTATATGTTTGTCCTGGGAATCTTCTACAGCGAGAACAGCAAGGAG ACTAAGCTGCTGAACAGAGAGCAGACCGACGAGTGGAAGGGCTGGATGCAGCTGGTCATCCTCATCTACCACATATCTGGAGCCAGCGCC TTCATCCCGGTGTACATGCATGTTCGGGTCCTGGTGGCAGCATACCTCTTCCAGACAGGATATGGACACTTCTCCTTCTTCTGGCTCAAAGGGGACTTTGGACTCTACAGAGTGTGCCAG GTCCTATTCCGTCTCAACTTCCTGGTCATAGTTTTGTGTCTGGTGATGGATCGGCCGTACCAGTTCTACTACTTTGTGCCTCTGGTCACTTTCTGGTTCGTCATAATCTACGCCACCATGGCCATGTGGCCCCAGATACTGCAGAAGAAAGCCAATG GTAGTGGGATGTGGCACATTGGAATTCTAGTGAAGCTGCTTGGGCTACTCCTGTTCATCTGCTTCTTTGCGTATTCACAG GGGTTGTTTGAGAACATTTTCTCAGTCTGGCCCGTCTCCAAGCTCTTTGAGCTGAACGGAAGCATTCACGAGTGGTGGTTTAGGTGGAAGCTGGATCGATTT GCCATTATCCACGGGATGCTGTTTGCCTTTGTCTACCTGTTGCTGCAGAAGTACCAGGTCCTCTCTGAGGGGAAAGGAGAGTCTCTCTTCTCCACAAGAATCTCCAACATCCTACTCCTCATCTCTGTGGTCTCATTCATG ACCTACTCCATATGGGCCAGCAGCTGTAAAAACAAGACCGAGTGCAACGAGATGCATCCCTACATCTCAGGGCTCCAG atCCTAGCCTTCATCCTAATCAGAAACATTCCCGGATACGCCCGCTCTCTATACAGCTCATTCTTCGCATGGTTCGGGAAGATCTCCCTAGAG CTGTTCATCTGCCAGTACCACATCTGGCTGGCGGCGGACACCAAGGGCATCCTGGTGCTGATCCCAGGCAACCCCTCGCTCAACATCATCATCAGCACCttcatctttgtgtgtgtggccCATGAGATCTCCCTGATCACCAACGACCTGGCCCAGGTGGCCATCCCCAAGGACGGGGCCGCCCTGCTCAAGAGGCTGCTGGCTGCCGGGGTTTTCACCCTGGGTCTACTTCTGATGTCCAAGAGCGCTGAAGGGAACCAGGGAGAAGGCCactga